Below is a genomic region from Pseudomonas extremaustralis.
ACAACTTAGAAAACACTTTCGAGCATTCGAGACGTCCGTGCCCAATAAAAAAACCATTCGCTTACGAAAAAGTAAGCGAATGCTTACACACACCATTGCCTAAAAGCGTAGCCGGACACCATTGACCGCCCCACGGGCAAGAAAAAGCCCCGACACAGTCGAGGCTTCTTTCCCTCCAGACGGATCAGTCGTCGCTGACCGTAATGGTCGGCATCGCAGGCGTAGCCGCTTCTTGCAGAACGATACGCGCGCCCACATGACGGGCCAGCTCCTGGTAGATCATGGCAATCTGGCCATCAGGCTCTGCCGCCACGGTGGGCTTGCCGCCATCGGCCTGCTCACGAATCTCCATCGACAGCGGCAACGAGGCCAGCAATTCGACGCCGTACTGGGTGGCCAACTTCTCACCACCGCCCTCACCGAACAAATGCTCGGCATGACCGCAGTTGGAGCAGATGTGCACCGCCATGTTTTCCACCACGCCCAACACCGGAATATTGACCTTGCGGAACATCTCCACGCCTTTCTTCGCGTCCAGCAGCGCCAGGTCCTGGGGCGTGGTCACGATCACCGAGCCGGCTACCGGGACTTTCTGCGCCAGGGTCAGCTGGATATCGCCGGTGCCTGGCGGCATGTCGATCACCAGGTAGTCCAGGTCGCCCCAGGCGGTCTGGGTAACCAACTGCAGCAACGCGCCGGAAACCATCGGCCCACGCCAGACCATTGGTGTGTTGTCATCGGTCAGGAAAGCCATGGACATGACTTCCACGCCCATGGATTCAATCGGCACGAACCACTTCTGGTCCTTGATTTTCGGGCGCGTGCCCTGCGCAATGCCAAACATCACGCCTTGACTCGGGCCGTAGATATCGGCGTCGAGAATGCCGACCCGGGCGCCTTCACGGGCCAGGGCCAGGGCCAGGTTGGCTGCCGTGGTGGATTTACCCACGCCGCCCTTGCCGGAGGCCACCGCCACCACATTCTTGACATTGGCCAGGCCCGGGATCTGCGCCTGGGCCTTGTGCGGTGCGATCACACATTGAATGTCGACCTTGGCGCAAGCCACGCCGTCGATGCCTTCGATGGCCATTTGCAGCATCTGCGCCCAACCACGCTTGAACAGACCGGCCGCATAACCCAGTTCCAACTGGACCGACACCCGATCCCCCTGGATCTCGATGGCGCGAACACAGCCGGCACTGACCGGGTCCTGGTTCAAATAGGGGTCGGTGTACTGGCGAAGAACGGCTTCCACCGCTGCGCGATTGACGGCGCTCATGGGCTACTCCCGAAAAAAGACTGACTGAAACAGGCGGCTATCCTAACCGTTCCAGCGGCATTACGGCATGCTTTCGCTGGTGAGGAAGATGCTGAAACAGCGCCACGGGGTGAAATATATTTCGCGGCGCTTTATAGTGGCCGACCTCCGTTTCATCAAGTAGCCGAGCCCCATGTCCGAGCCACGCAAGATCCTCGTCACCAGCGCCCTGCCCTATGCCAATGGTTCCATCCATCTTGGCCATATGCTTGAGTACATCCAGACCGATATGTGGGTGCGCTTCCAGAAGCATCGCGGCAATCAATGCATTTATGTCTGCGCGGACGACGCCCACGGTTCGGCCATCATGTTGCGCGCCGAAAAGGAAGGCATCACCCCGGAACAACTGATCGCCAATGTACAGGCTGAACACAGCGCCGACTTTGCCGAATTCCTGGTGGATTTCGACAACTTCCACTCGACCCACTC
It encodes:
- the apbC gene encoding iron-sulfur cluster carrier protein ApbC: MSAVNRAAVEAVLRQYTDPYLNQDPVSAGCVRAIEIQGDRVSVQLELGYAAGLFKRGWAQMLQMAIEGIDGVACAKVDIQCVIAPHKAQAQIPGLANVKNVVAVASGKGGVGKSTTAANLALALAREGARVGILDADIYGPSQGVMFGIAQGTRPKIKDQKWFVPIESMGVEVMSMAFLTDDNTPMVWRGPMVSGALLQLVTQTAWGDLDYLVIDMPPGTGDIQLTLAQKVPVAGSVIVTTPQDLALLDAKKGVEMFRKVNIPVLGVVENMAVHICSNCGHAEHLFGEGGGEKLATQYGVELLASLPLSMEIREQADGGKPTVAAEPDGQIAMIYQELARHVGARIVLQEAATPAMPTITVSDD